CTTTGTATCAGTTATAAGTGAAATAGAATGTTTTTTACCATTTATGTTTAAACCATATGACTCAACACCATGAACATGCCTGACTGGTGTGGAAAAAGATATGTTACCAACCTTGTAGCTACCTTTTTCTTTTAAAACCATTATTTTGTCAACATGGTCTCTAACATATTTCAGTATAACAGGGTCTTCCTCTAGCGCATCTTTTGGTGCGAAAACTACACCTTTCTTTTTGAAACCACCGTTTGTCATCGCCTCAATCATCACATTTATATCGTTTGAATGGTCGAGATGACGATGTGTGAGAATAATACCATCGAGATCAAATGGATTTAGTTTTGGTTTACTTGATAAACAACGTATCAATGAACCCGGACCTGGGTCTATTAAGATGTTTGTGTCATCCAGGGTAAGCCATATTCCACCTGATGCTCTTAGTTGTTTCATTACAACGAATCGTGCACCAGCGGTTCCAAGGAATTTTATTTTATTCATGGTTTGCTGTTAGTTACATAGAAATTTAGGTTAAAAAATGTTGGATTAACTTTTTGGTACAACAATTTTTCCTGTTTCATCTCCTATTTCAACTGTTTTCTTCTCTAGAAATAGTTTTGCTGTGAGAGCGCAGAGGTATGCATCAAGTTCATGTTTGTTTCCAGCTTTTATGCCTAGTTTCTTTATTGTTTCTTTATAGTTTTTGTTATAAACATTTAAGATTTTAGCGGTCGCTGTAGGAAAAACCTCTATCACTTTATAACAGGTTTTTAGCTGTACCGCCAGTTTAGATCCTCTCATGGTTAAAGATCTCATACTTGGTAATGACGGTGGAAAAGCCCCATATTTTTTTAGCAATCTATCCGCTTTCCTAACCCTTGGTTCACCCTCCATAACGGGGGCATCTATAGCAATGATATCTGGTTTGAGTTCATCGATTATTTTTAGTATTTCTTCATCAGAATATAAAATGCAGCATTTTACCTTACTATTAATCATAGTGCATATCCCTGTGGGATTGCTATCTTTCCCTGCTATATCAACACCTAGTATTTTTCTCAAATTATCACACAGGAAAAATTATTTACATAGCATAATTGTTTTTCGTATAATGAACCTTTTTGAGTACACATATAACCTCGTCCGTCAAATTCCCAAAGGAAAGCTGTCAACATATGGTGCTGTAGCGCAGGCATTAGGTGATATACATGCGTCAAGGGCCGTGGGGCATATGATGAACCAGAACCCTGACCCAGATGATATGCCATGTTACAAGATCATTCATTCTGATGGACGCCTAGGCGGTTTCGGGCGTGGTATAAAAGATAAGATAAAGAGATTGAAACAGGATAATATCCTAGTTGAAGATGGTAAGATTGTTGATTTTAACAGTGTTTTATTTAATGATTTTAAGACTGATTATCCTCTGAAAAAGTTACGGGATGAACAAATAAAACTCAGTAAAAAATTGATACTGAAAGATGATTTCAAGGAAATTAAAACTGTAGCAGGAATAGATGTTGCTTATCCTAAAAATGAGTTCGAGGATGTTTGTGGCGCATGTGTTATTATGGACTATAAAACAAAACAAATCGTTGAAGAAAAAACAGTTTTTGCTAAAACCTATTTCCCTTTTATCTCGACCTACCTTGCCTACAGAGAATTGCCTGTTGTAGAAAAACTTTTTAAAAATCTTAGAACAACGCCTACGATTTTGATGCTAGATGGTAACGGTATTTTGCACCCATATGGTTTTGGTTTAGCATCTCATGTAGGTGTTGTTTTAGATATACCAACTATTGGTGTTGCTAAAACTCTTTTGTATGGAAAATTAGAAGGCGACTTCGTCAAGATAAACAATAAAAAAAGAGGTTATGCGTTGCGTTATCCTAAAAAAAACAAAAGACCGATTTATGTTTCCCCTGGTCATAGAATTTCTTTTGAAACCTCGGTAGATGTTGTGAAACATTTTAGTTTTTACAGGATCCCA
The nucleotide sequence above comes from Candidatus Thermoplasmatota archaeon. Encoded proteins:
- a CDS encoding MBL fold metallo-hydrolase, coding for MNKIKFLGTAGARFVVMKQLRASGGIWLTLDDTNILIDPGPGSLIRCLSSKPKLNPFDLDGIILTHRHLDHSNDINVMIEAMTNGGFKKKGVVFAPKDALEEDPVILKYVRDHVDKIMVLKEKGSYKVGNISFSTPVRHVHGVESYGLNINGKKHSISLITDTKYFDGIESYYRGDVLIINVVFLEERPGIDHLSLKDAEHILSKNKPKLGVITHFGMTMVKAKPWEIAENLSKKLGVKVVAARDGMEINLDECRK
- a CDS encoding DUF429 domain-containing protein, whose amino-acid sequence is MRKILGVDIAGKDSNPTGICTMINSKVKCCILYSDEEILKIIDELKPDIIAIDAPVMEGEPRVRKADRLLKKYGAFPPSLPSMRSLTMRGSKLAVQLKTCYKVIEVFPTATAKILNVYNKNYKETIKKLGIKAGNKHELDAYLCALTAKLFLEKKTVEIGDETGKIVVPKS
- a CDS encoding endonuclease V, whose translation is MNLFEYTYNLVRQIPKGKLSTYGAVAQALGDIHASRAVGHMMNQNPDPDDMPCYKIIHSDGRLGGFGRGIKDKIKRLKQDNILVEDGKIVDFNSVLFNDFKTDYPLKKLRDEQIKLSKKLILKDDFKEIKTVAGIDVAYPKNEFEDVCGACVIMDYKTKQIVEEKTVFAKTYFPFISTYLAYRELPVVEKLFKNLRTTPTILMLDGNGILHPYGFGLASHVGVVLDIPTIGVAKTLLYGKLEGDFVKINNKKRGYALRYPKKNKRPIYVSPGHRISFETSVDVVKHFSFYRIPEPLRQAHILANKTLKIR